One genomic segment of Nocardioides cavernaquae includes these proteins:
- a CDS encoding ABC transporter ATP-binding protein encodes MTAVANEVVAANTAVRLRGIGKRFPGVIANHDIDLDIEAGTVHAIVGENGAGKSTLMKILYGVQKPDEGTIEIDGAPVSFASPSEAIRAGVGMVFQHFMLADNLTVLENVVLGAERMHGIGARARKRLRELSQTYGFDVDPDTLVEDLGVGERQRVEILKVLYRGARVIILDEPTAVLVPQEVDALFDNLRELRREGHTLVFISHKLDEVLAIADDVTVVRRGTTVGRVKPGDVSARQLAELMVGSELPSPETSESTVTDQPVLDLAGVTLHDAAGRALLDDISFTIHRGEILGIAGVEGNGQTELVEAVMGMRRPTGGTISLVGDDLTQASTRTRREAGIGYIPEDRHRHGLLLDAPLWENRVLGHQTREPSARGALIDRGGARRDSERIVTAYDVRTPSIDTTARALSGGNQQKFIVGREMSGEPVLLLAAHPTRGVDVGAQAAIWDHIREARRQGLAVLLVSADLDELIGLSDTIRVILRGRLQGTFDPLSVTPQDLGSAMTGAGEDH; translated from the coding sequence ATGACTGCAGTAGCGAACGAGGTGGTCGCGGCGAACACCGCCGTGCGACTGCGGGGGATCGGAAAGCGGTTCCCGGGCGTGATCGCCAATCACGACATCGACCTCGACATCGAGGCGGGCACGGTCCACGCCATCGTCGGGGAGAACGGCGCCGGCAAGTCGACGCTGATGAAGATCCTCTACGGGGTGCAGAAGCCCGACGAGGGCACGATCGAGATCGATGGTGCCCCAGTCAGCTTCGCCTCGCCGTCCGAGGCGATCCGGGCCGGCGTGGGCATGGTCTTCCAGCACTTCATGCTGGCCGACAACCTGACCGTGCTCGAGAACGTCGTGCTCGGTGCCGAACGCATGCACGGGATCGGAGCCCGCGCGCGCAAGCGCCTTCGCGAGCTCTCGCAGACCTACGGCTTCGACGTCGATCCCGACACCCTCGTCGAGGACCTGGGGGTCGGCGAGAGGCAGCGCGTCGAGATCCTCAAGGTGCTCTACCGCGGCGCACGGGTCATCATCCTCGACGAGCCGACCGCGGTCCTGGTCCCGCAGGAGGTCGACGCGCTCTTCGACAACCTGCGCGAGCTGCGCCGCGAGGGGCACACGCTCGTCTTCATCTCCCACAAGCTCGACGAGGTGCTGGCCATCGCCGACGACGTCACCGTCGTCCGCCGCGGCACCACCGTCGGCCGGGTCAAGCCCGGTGACGTCAGCGCCCGTCAGCTGGCCGAGCTGATGGTGGGTTCGGAGCTGCCGTCGCCGGAGACCAGCGAGTCCACCGTCACCGACCAGCCCGTGCTCGACCTGGCCGGAGTCACCCTCCACGACGCTGCCGGACGAGCCCTGCTCGACGACATCTCGTTCACCATCCACCGCGGCGAGATCCTCGGCATCGCCGGCGTCGAGGGCAACGGACAGACCGAGCTGGTCGAGGCCGTGATGGGCATGCGGCGCCCGACCGGGGGCACGATCAGCCTGGTCGGCGACGACCTCACCCAGGCCTCGACCCGGACCCGACGCGAGGCAGGCATCGGCTACATCCCGGAGGACCGCCACCGTCACGGCCTCCTGCTCGACGCCCCGCTCTGGGAGAACCGCGTGCTCGGTCACCAGACCCGGGAGCCGTCCGCCAGGGGCGCGCTGATCGACCGTGGGGGCGCGCGCCGCGACAGCGAGCGCATCGTCACGGCGTACGACGTCCGGACGCCGTCGATCGACACCACCGCGCGGGCGCTCTCCGGCGGCAACCAGCAGAAGTTCATCGTCGGCCGCGAGATGAGCGGCGAGCCGGTGCTCCTGCTTGCTGCGCACCCCACCCGTGGGGTCGATGTGGGCGCGCAGGCGGCGATCTGGGACCACATCCGCGAGGCGCGCCGGCAGGGACTCGCGGTCCTGCTCGTCTCCGCCGACCTCGACGAGCTGATCGGCCTGTCCGACACGATCCGGGTGATCCTGCGCGGACGGTTGCAGGGCACCTTCGACCCGTTGTCCGTCACGCCCCAGGACCTGGGCAGCGCCATGACCGGCGCGGGAGAGGACCACTGA
- a CDS encoding ABC transporter permease: MPRRLLLGLAAPALSALIALVITLGVLIATGNSLGDFLSVMLDPPKGRNVVNILNNASVLYLSAIAAAIGFRMNLFNIGVEGQYRIAVFAAAVFGGQGWLPGPLNVLVAILIAMLTGGLWAAIAGILKVTRGVSEVISTIMLNAIAISLTSYLLRQWGERAGSTLTTDRIPEDSWVPGIPLPGFLPDAPNEVHGLALLAVAVGIGYSVLLSRTRFGFELRTTGLSATAAVASGIDVRRMVIAAMLLSGGVAGLVGLPILLGDAHSFTTTFQTGLGFAGIAVALLGRNNAVGIAFGALLFAWLTEQSSKLGIEAGISNDLISITQGVLVLSVVVAYEVVRRYRVAQEQRAVAQALAAARRESTEASR; encoded by the coding sequence ATGCCCCGTCGTCTGCTGCTCGGCCTCGCGGCTCCGGCACTCTCCGCGCTGATCGCGCTGGTGATCACGCTCGGTGTGCTCATCGCCACGGGCAACTCGCTCGGCGACTTCCTGTCGGTGATGCTGGATCCGCCCAAGGGCCGCAACGTCGTCAACATCCTCAACAACGCCTCGGTGCTCTACCTGTCCGCGATCGCTGCCGCCATCGGCTTCCGGATGAACCTCTTCAACATCGGTGTCGAGGGGCAGTACCGCATCGCCGTGTTCGCCGCGGCCGTGTTCGGTGGCCAGGGCTGGCTGCCCGGCCCGCTCAACGTGCTCGTCGCCATCCTGATCGCCATGCTGACCGGTGGCCTGTGGGCCGCGATCGCGGGCATCCTCAAGGTCACCCGCGGGGTCTCCGAGGTGATCTCGACGATCATGCTCAACGCGATCGCGATCTCGCTGACGTCGTACCTCCTGCGGCAGTGGGGCGAGCGCGCCGGCAGCACCCTCACCACGGACCGGATCCCGGAGGACTCGTGGGTCCCGGGCATCCCGCTGCCCGGCTTCCTGCCGGACGCGCCCAACGAGGTCCACGGCCTGGCCCTGCTGGCCGTGGCGGTCGGCATCGGCTACTCGGTCCTGCTCTCGCGCACGCGCTTCGGCTTCGAGCTCCGCACGACGGGACTCTCGGCCACCGCCGCGGTCGCCAGCGGCATCGACGTACGCCGCATGGTCATCGCCGCGATGCTCCTCTCCGGCGGCGTCGCAGGCCTGGTCGGCCTGCCGATCCTGCTCGGTGATGCCCACAGCTTCACGACGACCTTCCAGACCGGACTCGGCTTCGCCGGCATCGCGGTGGCCCTCCTCGGTCGCAACAACGCGGTCGGCATCGCCTTCGGAGCACTCTTGTTCGCCTGGCTCACCGAGCAGAGCAGCAAGCTCGGCATCGAGGCCGGCATCTCCAACGACCTGATCTCGATCACCCAGGGCGTCCTGGTGCTGTCGGTCGTGGTCGCCTACGAGGTGGTGCGGCGCTACCGGGTCGCCCAGGAGCAACGAGCGGTCGCGCAGGCGCTGGCCGCAGCCCGCCGCGAGAGCACGGAGGCATCCCGATGA
- a CDS encoding ABC transporter permease: protein MTVANDIFTPSSPPAVEKRRPLPVWVWTTGVLLLALVLISTARVITGSEEVDSSGTLREAIMAIVPIALAALAGLWSERAGIVNIGLEGMMILGTIGAGYFGFWYGPWAGVAGAIAFGALGGLLHAIATVWMGVDHIVSGVAITIMAGGVAAYLAATWFTGLPGGNPTASPPVENPGTITLAGVADAARSVEDKHWWLVSDLASILGALTRGMSVLTMLAVVLIVATYFILWRTSFGLRLRSCGESPATAESLGVNVYRYKTIAVVMSGALSGLAGAFIVLAWAGSYSNDMTNGRGYLGLAAMIFGNWRPGGLLVGSALFGYTDALQLRAGGGAVHALLLVIAVVLGAYAVWQFVRGARIAGAVTAVTAVAVLAWFLLTDEVPEDFTRMTPYVLTLFVLAFAAQRLRMPAADGQIYRKGSAG, encoded by the coding sequence ATGACCGTCGCCAACGACATCTTCACGCCGTCCTCGCCGCCTGCGGTCGAGAAGCGGCGCCCACTCCCGGTCTGGGTCTGGACGACGGGTGTCCTCCTGCTGGCCCTCGTGCTGATCTCGACGGCCCGGGTGATCACCGGCAGCGAGGAGGTCGACTCCTCGGGCACGCTCCGCGAGGCGATCATGGCCATCGTGCCGATCGCGCTCGCGGCGCTCGCCGGCCTCTGGTCGGAGCGCGCGGGCATCGTCAACATCGGTCTCGAGGGCATGATGATCCTCGGCACGATCGGCGCTGGCTACTTCGGTTTCTGGTACGGGCCGTGGGCCGGCGTGGCAGGTGCCATCGCCTTCGGTGCGCTCGGTGGACTGCTCCATGCCATCGCCACGGTCTGGATGGGCGTCGACCACATCGTCTCCGGTGTGGCGATCACGATCATGGCGGGCGGCGTCGCGGCGTACCTCGCGGCGACCTGGTTCACCGGCCTGCCCGGCGGCAACCCGACGGCCTCGCCGCCGGTGGAGAACCCCGGCACGATCACCCTCGCCGGGGTCGCCGATGCCGCCCGCTCGGTCGAGGACAAGCACTGGTGGCTGGTCTCGGACCTGGCCTCGATCCTCGGCGCCCTGACCCGTGGCATGTCGGTGCTGACCATGCTCGCCGTGGTGCTGATCGTCGCGACCTACTTCATCCTGTGGCGCACGTCGTTCGGGCTGCGGCTCCGCTCGTGTGGCGAGAGCCCGGCGACTGCGGAGAGCCTCGGCGTCAACGTCTACCGCTACAAGACGATCGCGGTGGTCATGTCCGGTGCGCTCTCCGGCCTCGCGGGCGCGTTCATCGTGCTGGCCTGGGCAGGCAGCTACTCCAACGACATGACCAACGGCCGGGGATACCTCGGCCTGGCCGCGATGATCTTCGGCAACTGGCGCCCGGGCGGCCTGCTGGTCGGTTCGGCGCTCTTCGGCTACACCGACGCGCTCCAGCTGCGTGCAGGCGGTGGGGCGGTGCACGCACTGCTGCTGGTGATCGCGGTCGTGCTCGGCGCGTACGCCGTGTGGCAGTTCGTGCGCGGCGCACGCATTGCTGGTGCCGTGACCGCGGTGACCGCCGTGGCGGTCCTGGCCTGGTTCCTGCTGACCGACGAGGTGCCGGAGGACTTCACGCGGATGACGCCCTACGTGCTCACGCTCTTCGTGCTCGCCTTCGCTGCCCAACGGCTGCGCATGCCGGCTGCCGACGGACAGATCTACCGGAAGGGGTCGGCCGGGTGA
- a CDS encoding cytidine deaminase, giving the protein MTDQTTWQALRRSAAEAMTRAYAPYSSYPVGAAARVDDGRTVVGCNVENASYGLTLCAECGLVSELHASGGGRLTHFVCVDGRGELLMPCGRCRQLLFEHGGSSLEVLTARGVRRMDELLPDAFGPDDLNESKETQ; this is encoded by the coding sequence GTGACGGACCAGACCACCTGGCAGGCCCTCCGCAGGTCGGCAGCCGAGGCGATGACGCGCGCCTACGCGCCGTACTCCTCCTACCCGGTCGGCGCCGCTGCCCGCGTCGACGACGGCCGGACGGTCGTTGGCTGCAACGTCGAGAACGCGTCGTACGGACTGACGCTGTGCGCCGAGTGCGGGCTGGTCTCGGAGCTCCACGCATCCGGTGGCGGCCGGCTGACGCACTTCGTCTGCGTGGACGGGCGGGGCGAGCTGCTCATGCCCTGTGGACGCTGCCGCCAGCTGCTCTTCGAGCACGGCGGGTCGTCACTCGAGGTCCTCACCGCGCGCGGCGTACGACGCATGGACGAGCTGTTGCCCGACGCCTTCGGGCCCGACGACCTGAACGAAAGCAAGGAGACGCAGTGA
- a CDS encoding thymidine phosphorylase, with product MSPHDAVEVIIAKRGGGALSDSQIDWVVDAYTRGEVADEQMSSLAMAILLNGMSRAEIARWTNAMIASGERMDFSSLSRPTADKHSTGGVGDKITLPLAPLVAACGVAVPQLSGRGLGHTGGTLDKLESIPGWRASLSNAEMLAQLEAVGAVICAAGDGLAPADKKLYALRDVTGTVEAIPLIASSIMSKKIAEGTGSLVLDVKVGTGAFMKSEADARELARTMVDLGTDAGVRTVALLTDMSTPLGLTAGNAIEVAESVEVLAGGGPADVVELTLALAREMLTAAGVTDIDPADALASGKAMDAWNAMIRAQGGDPTAALPVARESQVVTAPSSGVLTRLDAMAVGLAAWRLGAGRARKEDPVQAGAGVVWHARPGDTVTAGQPLFTLLTDEPARFDRALGSLVGGYDISPAGTVHSASPLIIDRIS from the coding sequence GTGAGTCCGCACGACGCCGTCGAGGTGATCATCGCGAAGCGTGGAGGTGGCGCGCTGAGCGACAGCCAGATCGACTGGGTCGTCGACGCCTACACCCGCGGGGAGGTCGCCGACGAGCAGATGTCCTCGCTGGCCATGGCGATCCTGCTCAACGGCATGTCGCGCGCGGAGATCGCGCGCTGGACCAACGCGATGATCGCGTCGGGGGAGCGCATGGACTTCTCCTCGCTGTCGCGGCCGACTGCGGACAAGCACTCCACGGGCGGCGTCGGCGACAAGATCACGCTGCCGCTGGCTCCGCTCGTCGCGGCCTGTGGCGTCGCTGTCCCGCAGCTGTCCGGTCGCGGACTCGGCCACACCGGTGGCACGCTCGACAAGCTCGAGTCGATCCCGGGTTGGCGGGCCTCGCTGTCGAACGCGGAGATGCTTGCCCAGCTCGAGGCCGTCGGAGCCGTGATCTGCGCTGCTGGCGACGGTCTCGCGCCGGCCGACAAGAAGCTCTACGCGCTGCGCGACGTGACCGGCACGGTCGAGGCGATCCCGCTGATCGCCTCCTCGATCATGAGCAAGAAGATCGCCGAGGGCACCGGCTCCCTGGTGCTCGACGTGAAGGTCGGCACGGGTGCCTTCATGAAGTCGGAGGCGGACGCGCGCGAGCTGGCCCGCACGATGGTCGATCTCGGCACCGACGCAGGGGTGCGCACCGTTGCGCTTCTCACGGACATGTCCACGCCGCTCGGGCTGACCGCGGGCAACGCGATCGAGGTCGCAGAGTCCGTCGAGGTGCTCGCGGGTGGGGGACCGGCCGACGTCGTCGAGCTGACCCTCGCCCTGGCGCGGGAGATGCTCACCGCCGCCGGAGTGACCGACATCGATCCGGCTGACGCGCTGGCCAGCGGCAAGGCGATGGACGCGTGGAACGCGATGATCCGCGCGCAGGGCGGAGATCCCACTGCTGCGCTCCCGGTGGCCCGCGAATCACAGGTTGTCACGGCGCCCTCCTCGGGGGTGCTGACCCGGCTCGACGCGATGGCGGTCGGCCTCGCGGCCTGGCGCCTCGGTGCCGGTCGGGCCCGCAAGGAGGACCCGGTGCAGGCCGGGGCGGGCGTCGTCTGGCACGCGCGTCCGGGCGACACGGTCACCGCCGGCCAGCCGCTGTTCACACTGCTCACCGACGAGCCCGCGCGGTTCGACCGGGCACTCGGGTCGCTGGTCGGCGGCTACGACATCTCTCCTGCCGGCACGGTTCACTCGGCGTCGCCCCTCATCATCGACAGGATCTCCTGA
- a CDS encoding adenosine deaminase: MLTLDDIRGLPKVLLHDHLDGGLRPGTVLDLAAECGHQLPDGPDGKPIGDASTLGEWFRDAADSGSLVRYLETFAHTVAVTQTTGALTRVARECVEDLAADGVVYAEVRYAPEQHLEQGLTLHEVVAAVQEGFDAGVAAVSAAGGLIVVRQLLTAMRHQARSQEIAELAVAWRDRGVAGFDIAGAEAGNPPTRHLDAFEYLQRENAHFTIHAGEAFGLPSIWEALQWCGADRLGHGVRIVDDITVDESGEARLGRLAAYVRDTRVPLEMCPTSNVQTGAAASIAEHPLGELTKLRFRVTVNTDNRLMGGTTLSEEFFALVLAFGYDLDDLRWFTVNAMKSAFLPFDERLALINDVIKPAYRR; this comes from the coding sequence ATGCTCACGCTCGACGACATCCGCGGCCTGCCCAAGGTCCTGCTGCACGACCACCTCGACGGTGGGCTGCGTCCGGGCACCGTGCTCGACCTCGCCGCGGAGTGCGGTCACCAGCTGCCGGACGGCCCCGATGGCAAGCCGATCGGTGACGCCTCCACGCTGGGCGAGTGGTTCCGCGATGCTGCCGACTCGGGGAGCCTGGTGCGCTACCTCGAGACGTTCGCGCACACCGTCGCGGTGACCCAGACGACCGGCGCGCTGACCCGGGTGGCCCGTGAGTGTGTCGAGGACCTGGCCGCCGACGGCGTCGTCTACGCCGAGGTGCGCTACGCGCCCGAGCAGCACCTCGAGCAGGGGCTCACCCTCCACGAGGTCGTTGCCGCGGTGCAGGAGGGCTTCGACGCGGGTGTGGCGGCGGTGTCTGCCGCTGGTGGGCTGATCGTGGTCCGTCAACTGCTCACTGCCATGCGCCACCAGGCCCGCTCGCAGGAGATCGCCGAGCTCGCGGTCGCCTGGCGTGATCGCGGTGTGGCCGGATTCGACATCGCCGGCGCCGAGGCGGGCAACCCGCCCACGCGCCACCTCGATGCGTTCGAGTACCTCCAGCGCGAGAACGCCCACTTCACCATCCACGCCGGCGAGGCCTTCGGTTTGCCGTCGATCTGGGAGGCGCTGCAGTGGTGTGGCGCCGACCGGCTCGGGCACGGCGTACGCATCGTCGACGACATCACGGTCGACGAGTCCGGCGAGGCGAGGCTGGGCCGGCTCGCGGCGTACGTCCGCGACACCCGCGTGCCGCTCGAGATGTGCCCGACCTCCAACGTGCAGACCGGCGCCGCGGCGTCGATCGCCGAGCACCCTCTCGGCGAGCTGACGAAGCTGCGCTTCCGGGTCACCGTCAACACCGACAACCGGCTGATGGGTGGCACCACCCTGAGCGAGGAGTTCTTCGCCCTCGTGCTGGCGTTCGGCTACGACCTCGACGACCTGCGCTGGTTCACCGTCAATGCGATGAAGTCGGCGTTCCTGCCGTTCGACGAGCGGCTGGCGCTGATCAACGACGTGATCAAGCCCGCCTACCGGCGCTGA
- a CDS encoding MaoC family dehydratase — MRVFSTLDEVAAAANTELGSSEWVTIDQRRVNQFADATGDHQWIHVDIERAKEGPFGGTIAHGYLTLSLVPWLGSQVFKLATPGAKLNYGVNKVRFPAPLLVGKKIRLTTGFGEVVDIAKGKQLTVKHTIEIEGEAKPALVAETVVLLLP; from the coding sequence ATGCGCGTGTTCAGCACCCTGGACGAAGTGGCCGCAGCCGCCAACACCGAGCTCGGTTCGAGCGAATGGGTGACGATCGACCAGCGCCGGGTCAACCAGTTCGCCGACGCGACCGGTGACCACCAGTGGATCCATGTCGACATCGAGCGCGCCAAGGAGGGTCCGTTCGGCGGCACCATCGCCCACGGCTACCTCACGCTGTCGCTCGTGCCGTGGCTGGGCAGCCAGGTCTTCAAACTGGCCACGCCGGGCGCGAAGCTGAACTACGGCGTCAACAAGGTGCGCTTCCCTGCCCCGCTGCTGGTGGGCAAGAAGATCCGGCTGACCACGGGGTTCGGTGAGGTCGTCGACATCGCCAAGGGCAAGCAGCTCACGGTCAAGCACACGATCGAGATCGAGGGAGAGGCCAAGCCCGCACTCGTCGCGGAGACTGTCGTGCTCCTGCTCCCCTGA
- the deoC gene encoding deoxyribose-phosphate aldolase encodes MIDHTLLKPEATRADVEALIAEAVELGVYSVCVSPSMLPVQIPNGSDLKVAVVCGFPSGKHSPTVKAVEAAGAVRDGADEIDMVIDIGAAKEGRYDAIHADIRGVRAAAPLPTILKVIIESAALTDEEIVAVCVAAADAGADFVKTSTGFHPAGGASEHAVRLMAETVGPAVQVKASGGVRTLEQAEAMIAAGATRLGVSGSRALLAGAGDGSGSASY; translated from the coding sequence ATGATCGACCACACGCTGCTCAAGCCGGAGGCCACCCGGGCCGACGTCGAAGCGCTCATCGCCGAGGCCGTCGAGCTCGGCGTCTACTCGGTCTGCGTCTCGCCGTCGATGCTTCCCGTCCAGATCCCCAACGGCAGCGACCTCAAGGTCGCCGTCGTCTGCGGTTTCCCGAGCGGCAAGCACTCCCCGACCGTCAAGGCCGTCGAAGCCGCCGGCGCGGTGCGCGACGGCGCCGACGAGATCGACATGGTGATCGACATCGGCGCCGCCAAGGAGGGCAGGTACGACGCGATCCACGCCGACATCCGGGGCGTGCGTGCCGCGGCACCGTTGCCCACCATCCTCAAGGTGATCATCGAGTCGGCGGCGCTGACCGACGAGGAGATCGTGGCCGTCTGCGTGGCCGCTGCCGACGCGGGCGCCGACTTCGTGAAGACCTCCACCGGCTTCCACCCGGCCGGCGGCGCGAGTGAGCACGCGGTGCGGCTGATGGCCGAGACGGTCGGCCCGGCCGTGCAGGTCAAGGCGTCGGGTGGCGTGCGCACGCTCGAACAGGCGGAAGCGATGATCGCCGCGGGCGCCACCCGCCTCGGGGTCTCGGGCAGTCGCGCGCTGCTGGCAGGCGCCGGAGACGGCAGCGGCTCCGCGTCGTACTGA
- a CDS encoding phospho-sugar mutase, translating into MDHSTPRGGLVERARAWAIADPDPVTRAELEEAIRAIEAGGDPVDLADAFAGTLEFGTAGLRGALGPGPNRMNRVVVARAAAGLAAYLLANGETGPVVIGYDARHNSDVFARDTAEIMQGAGLDALVLPSALPTPVLAFAIRHLEAAAGVMVTASHNPPQDNGYKVYLGDGSQIVSPADVEIAAQIATIGAIADLPRSDAWTTLGREVLAAYLAATSALVDTCGPRGLSVVYTPMHGVGGATVQRVMGLAGFAAPTIVEPQFAPDPTFPTVAFPNPEEPGAMDLALAAAAEVDADIVVANDPDADRAAVAVKGPHGWQMLRGDEVGALLADFLLRTGVHGTYACSIVSSSLLGKMAAAHGQPFAETLTGFKWIARVPGLVFGYEEALGYCVAPHQVKDKDGVSALLRIVELAALLKASGQTLTDRLEEIAAAYGLHATDQLSVRVADLSLITQAMADLRAAPPTSLGGLAVERVDDLALGGDGLPPTDGLRYRLAGGGRVIVRPSGTEPKVKCYLEVVVPVEADEPRTEAVAAARIVAAGRLDALRQDLAPRLSPTSPSLTKE; encoded by the coding sequence ATGGACCACAGCACCCCTCGTGGCGGACTCGTCGAACGGGCACGCGCCTGGGCGATCGCGGACCCCGACCCGGTCACCCGCGCCGAGCTCGAGGAAGCGATCAGGGCGATCGAGGCGGGAGGCGACCCCGTCGACCTCGCCGATGCCTTCGCCGGCACGCTCGAGTTCGGCACCGCCGGCCTACGCGGAGCACTCGGTCCCGGTCCCAACCGGATGAACCGCGTCGTCGTCGCCCGTGCGGCGGCCGGGCTGGCGGCGTACCTCCTGGCCAACGGCGAGACCGGCCCCGTCGTCATCGGGTACGACGCGCGGCACAACTCCGACGTGTTCGCCCGTGACACCGCGGAGATCATGCAGGGCGCCGGACTCGATGCGCTGGTGCTGCCCAGCGCGCTGCCCACGCCCGTGCTGGCGTTCGCGATCAGGCACCTGGAGGCAGCCGCCGGTGTCATGGTCACCGCGAGCCACAACCCGCCTCAGGACAACGGCTACAAGGTCTATCTCGGCGACGGCAGCCAGATCGTGTCGCCTGCGGACGTCGAGATCGCCGCCCAGATCGCGACCATCGGCGCGATCGCCGACCTGCCCCGCAGCGACGCCTGGACGACCCTCGGGCGTGAGGTGCTGGCGGCCTACCTGGCGGCCACCAGCGCGCTGGTCGACACCTGCGGGCCCCGCGGGCTCAGCGTCGTCTACACGCCGATGCACGGGGTCGGCGGTGCAACCGTGCAACGCGTCATGGGCCTGGCCGGGTTCGCGGCGCCGACGATCGTCGAGCCCCAGTTCGCGCCCGACCCCACCTTCCCGACCGTCGCCTTCCCCAACCCCGAAGAGCCCGGCGCGATGGACCTTGCCCTTGCAGCCGCAGCGGAGGTCGACGCCGACATCGTGGTGGCCAACGACCCCGACGCCGACCGCGCAGCAGTGGCGGTCAAGGGCCCCCACGGCTGGCAGATGCTGCGCGGCGATGAGGTCGGGGCGCTGCTGGCGGACTTCCTGCTCCGCACAGGCGTGCACGGCACCTACGCGTGCTCCATCGTCAGCTCCTCCCTCCTCGGCAAGATGGCCGCAGCGCACGGGCAGCCGTTCGCGGAGACCCTGACCGGGTTCAAGTGGATCGCGCGCGTGCCGGGACTGGTCTTCGGTTACGAGGAGGCGCTCGGCTACTGCGTCGCGCCGCACCAGGTGAAGGACAAGGACGGCGTCTCCGCGCTGCTGCGCATCGTCGAGCTCGCCGCACTGCTCAAGGCCAGTGGGCAGACGCTGACGGACCGGCTGGAGGAGATCGCCGCGGCCTATGGCCTGCACGCGACCGACCAGCTCTCCGTGCGCGTCGCCGACCTGTCCCTGATCACGCAGGCGATGGCCGATCTCCGCGCCGCCCCTCCCACGTCCCTCGGCGGGCTCGCTGTCGAGCGCGTCGACGACCTCGCGCTCGGGGGCGACGGGCTGCCACCCACGGACGGCTTGCGTTATCGCCTCGCCGGCGGTGGCCGCGTGATCGTCCGCCCGAGCGGCACCGAGCCCAAGGTGAAGTGCTACCTCGAGGTGGTCGTGCCGGTCGAGGCCGATGAACCGCGCACCGAGGCCGTGGCCGCCGCCCGCATCGTCGCCGCCGGTCGCCTCGACGCCCTTCGCCAGGACCTCGCACCCCGCCTCTCCCCCACCAGCCCCTCCCTGACCAAGGAATAG
- a CDS encoding SRPBCC family protein: protein MRTYAFHSTWWLPHTVAAVHATLIDVERYPEWWPQVIACLHLGPDDGLVLCRSALPYTLEMRLHAERREPDVLETTITGDLEGWVRWRLAPEGDGCRLVFEQEVVVTDRLLACASYVARPLLRWNHARMMAGARAGLARRLAPSTSRQAIIDISAGHDPHLGGQG, encoded by the coding sequence ATGCGCACCTACGCGTTCCACTCCACGTGGTGGCTGCCCCATACGGTGGCGGCGGTCCACGCGACGCTGATCGACGTCGAGCGCTACCCGGAGTGGTGGCCACAGGTGATCGCGTGCCTCCACCTGGGCCCTGACGACGGGCTGGTCCTCTGTCGCTCGGCGCTCCCCTACACGCTCGAGATGCGCCTCCACGCGGAGCGTCGTGAGCCCGACGTCCTCGAGACCACCATCACCGGTGACCTCGAGGGCTGGGTCCGCTGGCGGCTCGCCCCCGAGGGCGACGGCTGCCGTCTCGTGTTCGAGCAGGAGGTCGTGGTGACCGACCGCCTCCTCGCCTGTGCGTCGTACGTCGCGCGGCCGCTGCTGCGCTGGAACCACGCCCGGATGATGGCGGGGGCTCGAGCCGGGCTGGCCCGTCGATTGGCACCATCGACATCTCGGCAGGCCATCATCGACATCTCGGCGGGCCACGACCCACATCTCGGCGGGCAGGGTTGA